The nucleotide sequence TTCATGTTGAACCCTACCTTGCGAGCTGCCAGGCAAACCTGGACGTATACCGGCGTTAACGGGTGTTGAGCTGCACTTTTTTGGCGTTGGCCGAAGAAGTGAATGAAGGTGGTACCACGGAAGCATGGCCTTTCGTCCTTTTTGGATGAAGGGTCTTTTTGTTTTTCTGTTGCCAGTACAGAAGTCTCGTACCGAATGCACAAAAAAAGAAACAAATATTATGGAGGCGATCTTGATGAAGAAGCTTGTTTTTGTTGGAGCAGGTTCAATGGCAGAAGCGATGATTTCCGGAATAGGGGCAAGCGGGCTTCTTCCGGGAGAGCAAATTTGGGTGACAAATAAACAGGATACTGACAGATTGAAAACACTGGAGCAGAAATATGGAATCAAAGCGACATATGATTCGGGTATGCTTTTTGAAAATGCGGATGCAGTCGTCCTGGCAATGAAACCAAAGGATGCAGCAGCTGCGATTGAGGAAATCAAATCTAATTTATTTGAAGGAATGCTTGTCATTTCCGTCCTCGCTGGCGTGTCAATTGAGGCAATTGAGGCAGCAGCAGGAAAATCGCTGGCCGTGGCAAGGGTAATGCCAAACACCTCGGCTGCGATTGGCAAATCGGCAACTGCCCTGGCAGTAAACTCCCATGTGAGTGAAGCGCAAAAGATGCTTGTGCAGGAGCTTTTTAACACAATCGGTCTGACGACAATCGTTGAGGAATATCAGCTTGACGCAGTCACAG is from Mesobacillus boroniphilus and encodes:
- the proC gene encoding pyrroline-5-carboxylate reductase, giving the protein MKKLVFVGAGSMAEAMISGIGASGLLPGEQIWVTNKQDTDRLKTLEQKYGIKATYDSGMLFENADAVVLAMKPKDAAAAIEEIKSNLFEGMLVISVLAGVSIEAIEAAAGKSLAVARVMPNTSAAIGKSATALAVNSHVSEAQKMLVQELFNTIGLTTIVEEYQLDAVTGLSGSGPAYIYYLVEAMEISAAEIGLEKQTAKQLIIQTLLGAAEMLTKSDKEPAQLRFEVTSPGGTTEAGISILEQHGVQTAFVSCIKEATAQSKRLGHLLGNELAAANRPL